One window from the genome of Cucumis melo cultivar AY chromosome 10, USDA_Cmelo_AY_1.0, whole genome shotgun sequence encodes:
- the LOC103495168 gene encoding subtilisin-like protease SBT4.14 isoform X1 encodes MSISKFSCVFIIILFFIAGCVAAVEIVEDKKHFIVFLENGRTILNEVDGLDINLNVLMSVKESHVEAKESMVYSYTNNFNAFAAKLTEAEAKTLSERGDVQHVIPNRYRKLQTTRSWDFLGFPINAKRKTRQESDIIVGLFDTGITPTADSFKDDGFGPPPKKWKGTCDHFANFSGCNNKLIGARYFKLDGLTEPLDILSPIDINGHGTHTSSTATGNVITGANLSGLAQGTARGGVPSARVAMYKVCWTSTGCSDMDLLAAFDAAIQDGVDVISISIAGIGYGNYTEDPISIGAFHAMKKGIITVTAAGNNGPSAGTVVNHAPWILTVSASSIDRTFISPVELGNGKNISGVGINLFNPEKKMYKLVSGEDVAKNIESKDDATYCVENSLDPSKVKDSIVFCKLLTWGADSAVKSIGAAGAILQSDQFLDNTDIFMAPSTLVSSFVGATIDSYIHSSRTPTAVIYKTRQHIGAAPIVAPFSSRGPNPGSTRILKPDIAAPGVNILAGYTPLKSLTGLKGDTQFSKFTLMSGTSMACPHVAAAAAYVKSFHPLWSPAAIRSALLTTAKPISRRGNPDGEFGYGAGNLNPGKAKNPGLIYDLNEMSYIQFLCSEGYSGSSISILTGTKSINCATIIRGQGYDSLNYPTFQLRLQSTRQPTTAVFWREVTNVGTPVSVYNTTVWAPPGVEITVEPATLSFSYLLQKERFKVVVKANPLPSNKMVSGSITWFNPRYVVRSPIVVYSPSG; translated from the exons ATGTCAATATCAAAATTTTCTTGTGTTTTCATCATCATTCTTTTCTTTATCGCCGGATGCGTTGCTGCTGTAGAAATCGTCGAGGACAAG AAACATTTCATTGTTTTTCTGGAGAATGGGCGAACTATTTTAAATGAGGTCGATGGTCTAGATATAAATCTCAATGTTCTCATGTCAGTGAAGGAAAG CCATGTGGAAGCAAAAGAGTCTATGGTGTACAGTTACACAAATAACTTCAATGCCTTCGCTGCCAAGCTTACTGAGGCAGAGGCCAAAACGTTGTCAG AGAGGGGAGATGTGCAGCATGTGATTCCAAACAGATACAGAAAGCTACAAACAACAAGATCTTGGGACTTCCTTGGGTTTCCTATCAATGCAAAAAGGAAAACAAGACAGGAGAGTGACATTATTGTGGGCCTATTTGATACTG GAATCACTCCAACGGCGGATAGCTTTAAAGATGATGGGTTTGGTCCTCCACCCAAAAAATGGAAAGGCACCTGTGACCATTTTGCCAATTTCAGTGGCTGCAACAA TAAACTCATCGGAGCAAGATATTTCAAACTAGATGGCCTCACCGAGCCCTTGGACATTTTGTCGCCCATAGACATTAACGGTCATGGCACACACACATCGTCAACAGCGACCGGAAATGTAATCACTGGAGCCAACCTCTCTGGCCTGGCTCAAGGAACTGCCCGTGGCGGTGTGCCATCGGCCAGAGTAGCCATGTACAAGGTTTGCTGGACTAGCACCGGATGCTCCGATATGGATCTTCTGGCTGCCTTTGACGCCGCCATACAGGATGGCGTCGATGTCATTTCAATATCGATTGCTGGCATTGGCTATGGCAATTACACTGAGGACCCGATCTCTATCGGTGCATTTCATGCCATGAAGAAGGGCATCATCACTGTGACGGCCGCCGGGAACAATGGCCCGAGTGCCGGCACTGTTGTGAACCACGCGCCGTGGATCTTGACGGTTTCTGCCAGTTCAATTGATCGGACATTTATCAGTCCAGTCGAGTTGGGCAACGGGAAGAACATCTCT GGGGTAGGAATAAACTTATTCAATCCAGAGAAAAAAATGTACAAATTAGTGAGTGGAGAAGATGTGGCAAAGAACATAGAGAGCAAAGATGATGCAACGTATTGTGTAGAGAACTCACTTGATCCAAGCAAGGTGAAAGACAGTATTGTGTTTTGCAAATTGCTGACATGGGGAGCTGATTCGGCTGTCAAATCAATTGGTGCTGCTGGTGCTATCCTTCAAAGTGATCAGTTTCTTGACAATACTGATATCTTCATGGCCCCTTCCACTTTGGTTAGTAGCTTTGTTGGAGCTACTATTGACTCCTACATCCACTCCTCAAG AACACCAACAGCAGTGATATACAAAACAAGACAACACATAGGAGCAGCTCCAATTGTTGCTCCCTTCTCCTCCAGAGGCCCAAATCCAGGCTCCACCCGCATTCTAAAG CCGGACATAGCAGCACCAGGAGTCAACATATTGGCGGGTTACACGCCATTGAAATCATTGACGGGGCTGAAAGGTGACACTCAATTCTCTAAATTTACACTCATGTCTGGCACTTCCATGGCTTGTCCCCATGTTGCCGCTGCCGCCGCCTATGTCAAATCTTTCCACCCTCTTTGGTCTCCGGCCGCCATTAGATCCGCCTTGCTTACCACCG CGAAACCAATTAGTCGACGTGGGAACCCTGACGGAGAATTCGGGTACGGTGCCGGCAACCTTAATCCAGGTAAAGCCAAAAACCCTGGCCTAATCTACGACCTCAATGAGATGTCGTACATTCAATTCCTTTGTAGCGAAGGTTACAGTGGATCTTCAATTTCCATCCTCACTGGAACCAAATCCATCAATTGCGCCACAATAATCCGTGGCCAAGGCTATGACTCTCTCAATTACCCAACCTTTCAACTCAGACTCCAAAGCACCAGACAACCGACGACCGCCGTGTTCTGGCGGGAAGTGACCAATGTCGGCACTCCTGTTTCAGTTTACAATACCACGGTCTGGGCTCCCCCTGGGGTGGAGATCACGGTAGAGCCAGCGACTTTGTCGTTCTCATATCTACTGCAAAAGGAGAGGTTTAAGGTTGTTGTGAAGGCCAATCCTTTGCCGTCGAACAAAATGGTATCGGGTTCGATCACTTGGTTTAATCCTCGATATGTTGTGAGAAGTCCGATTGTTGTTTATAGTCCATCGGGATGA
- the LOC103495168 gene encoding subtilisin-like protease SBT4.14 isoform X2: protein MVYSYTNNFNAFAAKLTEAEAKTLSERGDVQHVIPNRYRKLQTTRSWDFLGFPINAKRKTRQESDIIVGLFDTGITPTADSFKDDGFGPPPKKWKGTCDHFANFSGCNNKLIGARYFKLDGLTEPLDILSPIDINGHGTHTSSTATGNVITGANLSGLAQGTARGGVPSARVAMYKVCWTSTGCSDMDLLAAFDAAIQDGVDVISISIAGIGYGNYTEDPISIGAFHAMKKGIITVTAAGNNGPSAGTVVNHAPWILTVSASSIDRTFISPVELGNGKNISGVGINLFNPEKKMYKLVSGEDVAKNIESKDDATYCVENSLDPSKVKDSIVFCKLLTWGADSAVKSIGAAGAILQSDQFLDNTDIFMAPSTLVSSFVGATIDSYIHSSRTPTAVIYKTRQHIGAAPIVAPFSSRGPNPGSTRILKPDIAAPGVNILAGYTPLKSLTGLKGDTQFSKFTLMSGTSMACPHVAAAAAYVKSFHPLWSPAAIRSALLTTAKPISRRGNPDGEFGYGAGNLNPGKAKNPGLIYDLNEMSYIQFLCSEGYSGSSISILTGTKSINCATIIRGQGYDSLNYPTFQLRLQSTRQPTTAVFWREVTNVGTPVSVYNTTVWAPPGVEITVEPATLSFSYLLQKERFKVVVKANPLPSNKMVSGSITWFNPRYVVRSPIVVYSPSG, encoded by the exons ATGGTGTACAGTTACACAAATAACTTCAATGCCTTCGCTGCCAAGCTTACTGAGGCAGAGGCCAAAACGTTGTCAG AGAGGGGAGATGTGCAGCATGTGATTCCAAACAGATACAGAAAGCTACAAACAACAAGATCTTGGGACTTCCTTGGGTTTCCTATCAATGCAAAAAGGAAAACAAGACAGGAGAGTGACATTATTGTGGGCCTATTTGATACTG GAATCACTCCAACGGCGGATAGCTTTAAAGATGATGGGTTTGGTCCTCCACCCAAAAAATGGAAAGGCACCTGTGACCATTTTGCCAATTTCAGTGGCTGCAACAA TAAACTCATCGGAGCAAGATATTTCAAACTAGATGGCCTCACCGAGCCCTTGGACATTTTGTCGCCCATAGACATTAACGGTCATGGCACACACACATCGTCAACAGCGACCGGAAATGTAATCACTGGAGCCAACCTCTCTGGCCTGGCTCAAGGAACTGCCCGTGGCGGTGTGCCATCGGCCAGAGTAGCCATGTACAAGGTTTGCTGGACTAGCACCGGATGCTCCGATATGGATCTTCTGGCTGCCTTTGACGCCGCCATACAGGATGGCGTCGATGTCATTTCAATATCGATTGCTGGCATTGGCTATGGCAATTACACTGAGGACCCGATCTCTATCGGTGCATTTCATGCCATGAAGAAGGGCATCATCACTGTGACGGCCGCCGGGAACAATGGCCCGAGTGCCGGCACTGTTGTGAACCACGCGCCGTGGATCTTGACGGTTTCTGCCAGTTCAATTGATCGGACATTTATCAGTCCAGTCGAGTTGGGCAACGGGAAGAACATCTCT GGGGTAGGAATAAACTTATTCAATCCAGAGAAAAAAATGTACAAATTAGTGAGTGGAGAAGATGTGGCAAAGAACATAGAGAGCAAAGATGATGCAACGTATTGTGTAGAGAACTCACTTGATCCAAGCAAGGTGAAAGACAGTATTGTGTTTTGCAAATTGCTGACATGGGGAGCTGATTCGGCTGTCAAATCAATTGGTGCTGCTGGTGCTATCCTTCAAAGTGATCAGTTTCTTGACAATACTGATATCTTCATGGCCCCTTCCACTTTGGTTAGTAGCTTTGTTGGAGCTACTATTGACTCCTACATCCACTCCTCAAG AACACCAACAGCAGTGATATACAAAACAAGACAACACATAGGAGCAGCTCCAATTGTTGCTCCCTTCTCCTCCAGAGGCCCAAATCCAGGCTCCACCCGCATTCTAAAG CCGGACATAGCAGCACCAGGAGTCAACATATTGGCGGGTTACACGCCATTGAAATCATTGACGGGGCTGAAAGGTGACACTCAATTCTCTAAATTTACACTCATGTCTGGCACTTCCATGGCTTGTCCCCATGTTGCCGCTGCCGCCGCCTATGTCAAATCTTTCCACCCTCTTTGGTCTCCGGCCGCCATTAGATCCGCCTTGCTTACCACCG CGAAACCAATTAGTCGACGTGGGAACCCTGACGGAGAATTCGGGTACGGTGCCGGCAACCTTAATCCAGGTAAAGCCAAAAACCCTGGCCTAATCTACGACCTCAATGAGATGTCGTACATTCAATTCCTTTGTAGCGAAGGTTACAGTGGATCTTCAATTTCCATCCTCACTGGAACCAAATCCATCAATTGCGCCACAATAATCCGTGGCCAAGGCTATGACTCTCTCAATTACCCAACCTTTCAACTCAGACTCCAAAGCACCAGACAACCGACGACCGCCGTGTTCTGGCGGGAAGTGACCAATGTCGGCACTCCTGTTTCAGTTTACAATACCACGGTCTGGGCTCCCCCTGGGGTGGAGATCACGGTAGAGCCAGCGACTTTGTCGTTCTCATATCTACTGCAAAAGGAGAGGTTTAAGGTTGTTGTGAAGGCCAATCCTTTGCCGTCGAACAAAATGGTATCGGGTTCGATCACTTGGTTTAATCCTCGATATGTTGTGAGAAGTCCGATTGTTGTTTATAGTCCATCGGGATGA